One window of the Camarhynchus parvulus chromosome 2, STF_HiC, whole genome shotgun sequence genome contains the following:
- the CCN4 gene encoding WNT1-inducible-signaling pathway protein 1 isoform X2 — MSSPVPATAEPYTRTQYCRWPCECPKSPPRCAAGVSLVTDGCDCCKTCAKQRGESCTEADTCDFHRGLYCDYSGDRPRYEIGVCAQIVGVGCVLNGVRYKNGETFQPNCKYNCTCINGAVGCVPMCTNSRPPLVWCPNPKLIKMTGKCCEQWVCDDSRKIRKTSPRHISSAAYEGEEEAWQKNCIVHTSPWSPCSKTCGLGISTRISNDNEQCRLLKESRLCNMRPCEVDITQHIKPGKKCLAVYRANEPVNYTISGCVSKSPYRPKYCGVCTDNRCCTPYKSKTIEVSFQCPDGTEFSWKIMWINACFCNLNCRNPNDIFADLAHYYDYSEIAN, encoded by the exons AtgagcagccctgtcccagccacgGCAGAGCCCTACACACGGACTCAGTACTGCAGGTGGCCCTGCGAGTGCCCCAAGTCCCCGCCGCGGTGTGCAGCCGGCGTCAGCCTGGTCACGGACGGCTGTGACTGCTGCAAGACGTGTGCCAAGCAGAGAGGGGAGAGCTGCACAGAGGCTGACACCTGTGACTTCCACAGGGGCTTGTACTGTGACTACAGTGGAGACAGACCTAGGTACGAAATAGGAGTATGTGCAC agatTGTTGGTGTAGGATGTGTCCTCAATGGAGTGAGGTACAAGAATGGGGAGACATTTCAGCCCAACTGCAAATACAACTGCACGTGCATTAATGGGGCTGTGGGCTGTGTTCCCATGTGCACAAACTCACGTCCTCCACTTGTCTGGTGCCCAAACCCAAAGCTGATTAAGATGACAGGGAAGTGCTGTGAGCAGTGGGTTTGTGATGATTCCAGGAAAATCAGGAAGACATCTCCACGCCACATCTCCTCTGCAG CATAcgagggagaggaggaagccTGGCAGAAGAACTGCATCGTGCACACCTCACCCTGGAGTCCCTGCTCCAAGACCTGCGGGCTGGGCATCTCCACCAGGATCTCCAACGACAACGAGCAGTGCCGGCTCCTGAAGGAGAGCCGCCTGTGCAACATGAGGCCCTGTGAGGTGGATATAACCCAGCACATCAAG CCTGGGAAGAAATGCTTGGCTGTCTACAGGGCGAATGAGCCCGTGAACTACACCATCTCTGGGTGTGTGAGCAAAAGTCCCTACAGGCCCAAGTACTGTGGTGTCTGCACAGACAACAGGTGCTGCACACCTTACAAGTCCAAGACTATTGAAGTGAGCTTTCAGTGCCCAGATGGAACTgagttttcctggaaaattaTGTGGATCAATGCTTGTTTTTGCAACCTGAACTGCAGGAACCCCAATGACATCTTTGCTGACCTGGCTCATTACTATGATTACTCTGAAATCGCTAATTAA
- the CCN4 gene encoding WNT1-inducible-signaling pathway protein 1 isoform X1 — translation MRWLLPWILAASSILQATGQTSLSMSSPVPATAEPYTRTQYCRWPCECPKSPPRCAAGVSLVTDGCDCCKTCAKQRGESCTEADTCDFHRGLYCDYSGDRPRYEIGVCAQIVGVGCVLNGVRYKNGETFQPNCKYNCTCINGAVGCVPMCTNSRPPLVWCPNPKLIKMTGKCCEQWVCDDSRKIRKTSPRHISSAAYEGEEEAWQKNCIVHTSPWSPCSKTCGLGISTRISNDNEQCRLLKESRLCNMRPCEVDITQHIKPGKKCLAVYRANEPVNYTISGCVSKSPYRPKYCGVCTDNRCCTPYKSKTIEVSFQCPDGTEFSWKIMWINACFCNLNCRNPNDIFADLAHYYDYSEIAN, via the exons GCCACTGGCCAGACCTCCCTCAGCAtgagcagccctgtcccagccacgGCAGAGCCCTACACACGGACTCAGTACTGCAGGTGGCCCTGCGAGTGCCCCAAGTCCCCGCCGCGGTGTGCAGCCGGCGTCAGCCTGGTCACGGACGGCTGTGACTGCTGCAAGACGTGTGCCAAGCAGAGAGGGGAGAGCTGCACAGAGGCTGACACCTGTGACTTCCACAGGGGCTTGTACTGTGACTACAGTGGAGACAGACCTAGGTACGAAATAGGAGTATGTGCAC agatTGTTGGTGTAGGATGTGTCCTCAATGGAGTGAGGTACAAGAATGGGGAGACATTTCAGCCCAACTGCAAATACAACTGCACGTGCATTAATGGGGCTGTGGGCTGTGTTCCCATGTGCACAAACTCACGTCCTCCACTTGTCTGGTGCCCAAACCCAAAGCTGATTAAGATGACAGGGAAGTGCTGTGAGCAGTGGGTTTGTGATGATTCCAGGAAAATCAGGAAGACATCTCCACGCCACATCTCCTCTGCAG CATAcgagggagaggaggaagccTGGCAGAAGAACTGCATCGTGCACACCTCACCCTGGAGTCCCTGCTCCAAGACCTGCGGGCTGGGCATCTCCACCAGGATCTCCAACGACAACGAGCAGTGCCGGCTCCTGAAGGAGAGCCGCCTGTGCAACATGAGGCCCTGTGAGGTGGATATAACCCAGCACATCAAG CCTGGGAAGAAATGCTTGGCTGTCTACAGGGCGAATGAGCCCGTGAACTACACCATCTCTGGGTGTGTGAGCAAAAGTCCCTACAGGCCCAAGTACTGTGGTGTCTGCACAGACAACAGGTGCTGCACACCTTACAAGTCCAAGACTATTGAAGTGAGCTTTCAGTGCCCAGATGGAACTgagttttcctggaaaattaTGTGGATCAATGCTTGTTTTTGCAACCTGAACTGCAGGAACCCCAATGACATCTTTGCTGACCTGGCTCATTACTATGATTACTCTGAAATCGCTAATTAA